TGCCTGTGACATCAGATTCAATCTCATTCATCAATTTCATGGCCTCGACGATACAGAGCACTTCGCCTTTTTTCACAAAGTTCCCGACTTCAACATAGGGTTTGGCGTCAGGTGCGGGGCGTCGATAAAACGTTCCAACCATTGGAGAGCGAACTTCTTTATATTCAGAAGACTTTTCAGCTTTTGTCGGCTTAGCCGCAGGACCCTTAGATTCTAAGCCATTTGTGGCACTAGGATTTACATTTTGATGTGAAATATTTTGTGGGCTAGCTACTGCTGGCTGGGCAGTGCTTGTCACTGACTGTTGGGTTATAGTCGGTTGCGAACCACGCTTGAGCTTTAATTTTTCACCGCCACGATCAAGCTCAAATTCATAAACATCATGGGTTCTTAATAAGCCTAGAAGATCCTCAAGATCAGTCAATCCAAGCGTGGAAGCAGCTTTATGGCTCTTCAATTTATCATTTCCGTCTTTCATAATCCTCAAGCGGGAAAGCTATTTTGCGAATTAAAAATTAGTCCCTAAAAGTTTTTATTCATGAATAAAAAACATACTTTAGGAACTGTGAATACTACCAGTCAGCGCATTAAGAAGTCGAGTGCTATTTCATACCCGATTGGTCCGAAACCAGCAATAATTGCCGACGAAATCTCAGCTGTTATTGAATGTTTTCGATAGGATTCACGCGCATAGATATTACTTAAGTGTACTTCAACAATTGGACAGGTAATCATCTCTAGCGCATCACGAAGCGCCACGCTTGTATGAGAAAATCCTCCGGGATTAATCAATATGCCTTTTAAATATTTCTGCCGGTCCAATTGGATTAATTCTTGAACTTTTTCAATCAAATCACCTTCATGGTTTGATTGAAAAAACTGAAGTTCCACTTGCTGAGTAACAGCTTTTTCGATGAGGCGCTGATTTATTTTATCTAAGCTAATCCCTCCGTATAATGTAGGGTCACGTAACTCTAAGAGATTTAAATTTGGCCCATTGAGGACAGAAATTTTTTCCATCTTCACTTGTCTAAATCATCCAGGATATCAGAAAAGTCAGCGTCGATATCGATTTCGCCAACGATTTTTTCAGCAGCAGGTTTTTTACTGACCGACTCAGGACTAGTTGCCTGTCGTGTTTCAGCATGCCCTGCCTCATTTTTACCTTGATCATGCCCCGCATTACTTGCTGCCTGTTCAGAAGATTCAGCGGGGCCCTCCCCAAGTAACTCTAAAAGTTTATCCAGTGCTGGAGATTCAACCCCGCGGGTACGTAATTCACGCAACTCTCGCACGCAGAATTCTTTCATCCCATCTAGATAAAATAAGCGTGCTAATTGTAAGCGCCCTTCAAAATTATTTGGATGATGCGCAAGCCCGCGAAAACAATATTCCCGCGCGAGGCTTCGCTCCTGAGCGTCCTCAGCAAGAAGTGTTGCTAGCTCTACGAATTCCTGAGCTCCAGGATTGAGCTTTAAGAATTCCTTAAGCGCTTTGATTCTTTCCTTGGCATTTACAACCATAATACTGAATAAAACAATTTCTAGCCTAAAAATGCAAACGGGTTTTGACTTTGTAAGTCAAAACCCGTTTAAAAATTACCAATAAGAGCTATTTTATTAGCAGTTATCTACAGAACCAAAAGTCACAGTTTGCGTGCTTTGCAGTGTGATACTATCCCCACTTCCAAGACGACCACGGACAGTAACTTTTACTGCATGTGTGCCGCTTGTAACTACATTACTTGAGCCAGTATATACTTGGCTAGGTGGCACGCCGTTAATAAATAATCCATTCACAGCAACCTCAGAGTCAGGTGCAGCTTCAGCATTGACGTTCAAAGTTCCAGTTTGAGATCCCGCTCCATCATTAATTTCAAACTTTACTGATTCAATTTTAAGTCTTTGAACTTTAGAAGTGTTTTTAATTTTGATTGTATACTGAGTATTTGTAAACGGCTCTGGGTCATCAGTAGTAGAGTCGCCATCGCAATCGCCAATTCTCGCAGTATCAATCGTTCCAAACTTTGAAGTTCCACCAGCATCAGTAAATTCCAGTGAAAGAATGCGAATATTTGCAGTATCGTCATCAGTTACACGGCCGCCCCCAAGTCCGCCACCGGCAGCACCAGCGAAACCATTAAAGCCTTCCGGAATCGTTCCAGTGCCAATAATCGTGGTTCGAGCAATTAAGTTATGGACTCCAGATGCACGACATTCGAAAACATAACTGCCTGGCCGTTCTAGACCCAACACACCACTCATCTGACCATTGTCATCTGTATGCTCAACACCAGTTGTTGGCTCCAGAATGGCAATCCCTTGTTCTGAGTCGCAAGTAATTAAAAGATTTTTAAGTGCACGGTTGCTTGGGTCTTGAGCAATAACTCGATAACCCGAAGTATCGCCGACAGCAACTTTTTCTGGTGCAATAATTGTTAACTGCGACCCAGAGGAGCCAGTCGAAGTGAAACGACCATCCTTACCAGTGCCGCTAGTCTCTGCATCATCGCTACCGTCAGTATTTCCCTGCGTGCAGGCAAAAAGTGTTGCGCAGATAGTAACAACAAATATCACACTGACTAACTTAATGTTTCTTAGTGCTTTGTGGATCATAACTCTCCGTTATTTAAATTCTATTCAACAGCCGCTTCGCCAGTTGATGAAGATGTAGTATCACCGGATGTATCGCCCGTTGATGACGATGTAGTCGATGAGCTAGCTTCAACAAAAATTAATGTATAATTTACAGGATTAGTCTCAAGTTCATCCCCTGCTTGCGTGATAGCTGTAACTCTGCAGGAAGCAACCATCTCAAAAGGCAATGGAGGAAGATCATTTAAATGATTAGAGATATAGTCTAAAACATCTGCAGTAACAAAGGGAACCTGCGCATATGCTTTAGTGCCAGTAATCAAACTGTTATTAGTGCCGCCACCAGAAGTGCTTGAACTTGCGCTAATCACAGCAGGAGAAATTACAGCTGTAAATGAAAAGGCGTCATCAGGAACGACTAAGCTCGAACCAGGAATATTATAACTACAATTCAGCGTAGTTGTCCGGATAAATTGATTAACTAAACGATTTTCAAGACCAATAAAACCACCTGCTCCCCCTGGAGTAGGAACGATAGTAGGTAAACCCTCGCCTGTATCGAGAATTTGAAAAATCGTGCCGTTGTCTCCTTCGCTACCTGTAGAATCAGCAAAAAATCCTAGTGCTAAAAATGACGTGCCTTGATCATTGCTAGATGCTGTGCCACATGCCGCAATGGTAGCAATCAATCCACCAAATACTAGCAATCCAAGTAATTTTTTTGCACTTGAAAATCGCATGATAAAATCCTCCGCAGTGTATAACTCTTTAAAGATTAAATTACATTAAACTTGGATCGAAACTACCCTCAACAATATGAGGAGTAATAAAGAACACTAGTTCGTCATCTCGCTTATCAACAAATGAATGCCTAAAAGCATACCCTAAGAAAGGAATGTCTTTTAAGAACGGCACGCCTTCAATTCGGTCTGTGTCCTCAATGCGATATACTCCACCAAGTGCAAAAGTCTGACCGCTCTTAACCAAAATCGATGACGTTGCTTCTCGGTTAACAGTTGTTGGAATATTATCGACTGACTTTGACCCGAATGTACTTGATGAGGCGCGCACATCTAAGAGCACGTAGTAGTCAGGAGATGCCTGTGGAGTAACACTCATTTCAATACCAACAGGTATTTCCTCGAAAGCCGTAGCACCGCCGCCAGAGTTAGATCCAGAACCGACTGAAACACTCGAACCAGAGGACGGCAAACGTACGCGAACCGTTTCCACGCTCTTAATTACTGCTTCCTTATTGTTCACAGTAGCAATTTGCGGCTTACTAATTACTCGAACCTTGCCTTCTGTTTCAAGCGCAGTAAGACGCGCTGCAATTTGTCGACTTCCATCAGCCGAGTCTAAAATTGCAGAAATAGCAGTTCCAGAATTAGGGCCAATCGCAGCTGGAAAGCTAAATGCGTTTCCGCCATTATCGCCCCGCACAAACACTGAATTTGGAAAATTATAGCCTAACGCATTGCCATATTGAGGTGCATTGGCGTTGAAAAAGTTCCACTGAAATCCGAGATCCCGCAAAATATTTCTTGAAGCTTCAACAATTTGAGTTTCCAGTAGAACTTGCGGAGTTCTTAAGTCGAGGCGCTTAATTAATTCCAAAACATCTGTCTGCGCACGCGCGATGTCTTTAATAATTAATTGGTTTGTACGCTCATCAGAAGTAATCGTTCCACGCTCGCTAAGTAGTGACTCAACTTGCTCCTTGAGGTCACTCACGCGCGCATAACTTACGCGAATATAATTTACGTCTAAGTCTTCTAACTGCTCAGCGGCACGTTTTGCCTCAGTTAAAGCCTTACGCTCGTCACGTAACTTATCAACTGGAGCAATACGAATCACATTTCCTTCACGGACTTGATCTAAGCCATTAGTTTTAAGAATTACATCAAGTGCTTGATCCCAAGGCACATCAATCAAGCGTAATGTAACTTTGCCCGCGACATCGTCACTTGCAATAATATTTAAATTCGAGACTTCAGCAATAATGCGAAGC
Above is a window of bacterium DNA encoding:
- the accB gene encoding acetyl-CoA carboxylase biotin carboxyl carrier protein — encoded protein: MKDGNDKLKSHKAASTLGLTDLEDLLGLLRTHDVYEFELDRGGEKLKLKRGSQPTITQQSVTSTAQPAVASPQNISHQNVNPSATNGLESKGPAAKPTKAEKSSEYKEVRSPMVGTFYRRPAPDAKPYVEVGNFVKKGEVLCIVEAMKLMNEIESDVTGKVMEVCLDDGQMVEFNEALFRIEPA
- the aroQ gene encoding type II 3-dehydroquinate dehydratase — its product is MEKISVLNGPNLNLLELRDPTLYGGISLDKINQRLIEKAVTQQVELQFFQSNHEGDLIEKVQELIQLDRQKYLKGILINPGGFSHTSVALRDALEMITCPIVEVHLSNIYARESYRKHSITAEISSAIIAGFGPIGYEIALDFLMR
- the pilQ gene encoding type IV pilus secretin PilQ, with translation MSAGSKVFIQTIVVGAISVAVCGCATISKTSTSDKSMQQASATTEDHTKGQMASTTFGVTVNQLAFNKSIATPGEIQVLLSDEAAFQLTQTTPTEYVLTIPGASVGQQAATPLLAPKSTVAGIRSARVVQEGANAALRMFVDAGVKLSALATGRGITVKAYPVGGETAATTAMNPGARAQQKPAEAAAPATSDAAAPQAGADTTAASAPSEEAGSEIISADGSKHYTGRLISLDLQDTDIDNALRIIAEVSNLNIIASDDVAGKVTLRLIDVPWDQALDVILKTNGLDQVREGNVIRIAPVDKLRDERKALTEAKRAAEQLEDLDVNYIRVSYARVSDLKEQVESLLSERGTITSDERTNQLIIKDIARAQTDVLELIKRLDLRTPQVLLETQIVEASRNILRDLGFQWNFFNANAPQYGNALGYNFPNSVFVRGDNGGNAFSFPAAIGPNSGTAISAILDSADGSRQIAARLTALETEGKVRVISKPQIATVNNKEAVIKSVETVRVRLPSSGSSVSVGSGSNSGGGATAFEEIPVGIEMSVTPQASPDYYVLLDVRASSSTFGSKSVDNIPTTVNREATSSILVKSGQTFALGGVYRIEDTDRIEGVPFLKDIPFLGYAFRHSFVDKRDDELVFFITPHIVEGSFDPSLM